A genomic segment from Castor canadensis chromosome 1, mCasCan1.hap1v2, whole genome shotgun sequence encodes:
- the LOC141422429 gene encoding mammaglobin-A-like yields MKLVVLLMLVAIPLCCYAGSGCTLLENIIAQTINPAVSVSQYQELVKPFVNDAFTKNAIGQMKQCFLNQSNETLANVQVLMNAIYNSSYCAPY; encoded by the exons ATGAAGCTAGTGGTGCTGCTCATGCTGGTGGCCATCCCCCTTTGCTGCTATGCAG GTTCTGGCTGCACACTTCTTGAGAACATAATTGCTCAGACCATCAATCCCGCAGTGTCCGTGAGTCAGTACCAGGAACTTGTGAAGCCTTTTGTAAATGATGCCTTTACTAAGAATGCTATAGGACAAATGAAGCAATGTTTTCTCAACCAGTCAAATGAAACCCTGGCCAATGTGCAAGTGTTGATG aatgCAATATATAACAGCAGCTACTGTGCTCCATACTAA